Genomic DNA from Echeneis naucrates chromosome 14, fEcheNa1.1, whole genome shotgun sequence:
ATGACTGTAATGTACACCTGATGCTGTGAGGAGTCCACCTGAGGACACATCAGTCCTGCAGTTGTCGGATGAAGGCTGCCATCAGATTACAGCAAGAATCTCAGCTAAATGATACTGAAACCTCTGTGGATGGAGCTTGCTATGGTGTTTGCATTGTACTTAGTGACTGAAGGTTTCAACCTGTGTTTAGGACATCaattaagcattttcatttaaaaaaaattgtgctgTTGTGTCTGAACAATTACAGTATGGCTTTCAGGCGGTTGGTTGTATTCCTGGCATTTTGTTTCGCTGTTTTGAACAGTTCTGTGGTTCGCTTTCCCAACATGACTGATCCTATATAAACACTATACAAAACGGCACTGCCTGCACCTCAGGTCATCTGtcaaccaacaaaacaaagtgtgtaTGAGTGTTTGGACAGTAAGACATCTCACCTAAAGCAGCAAATGTGTCTCTCAGGTCACCCTTGTCAATGAAACCATCTCTGTTCTGGTCCATGATGGTGAAGGCCTGGGAAAACACGCAAATTCAGACGGAagcatatgtatatatatatacaaggttaattaaaataaatgtctcacCTCCTTGAACTCCTGGATCTGTGCCTGCTCAAACATGCTGAAGACATTGGAGCTAGCCTCGGACGTCTTCTTCTTGGCTTTCTTCGGTGCCTGATGGGAAAATATGGGAGATGGTTTGTATATTAAGTTGAGCCTTACTGCCTAAGTATCTGATGTGCAGTGTCATGTGCTTATTGAATAATGGTTCATTTATTACTTTGGGTCGTGGATATCCATTTCAAATAAACCGTCTGACAATTTGAAGAAGAACTATCTCTTAGTTGCAACTGCTAACAACTTACGAAACATGACAAATGGCCCACTGCTACAGTTGGGAGTCAATATTTCCCATTGAAATGTTATGAAGTTAAAACATAAGAAGGCAaatcatgtgtgtgttcagctgaaGAAGATTGGAAAGAAAATGCCCCAATATCCTCCAATTGGGTGGACCAGTTTCAAGAAAAACATGAAGGTTAAAAAATCACGTTTTCCTTTGACTTTTCTTGTGTCCTTGTGCAATTACAGTATTTTTCTCCACGCAGAGTTACAGTAACTTGGCTCCTCTATCTTTATGTATAAACTTTAGCCGTAACACTAGATACCTTTCTTCCTCCAACCAAACCAAGAGAATCAACctgaacaaaaaaagacaagaagacaGTCTTACCATGTTGGAGAGTTTTTCAGTACGTTCAGACTTCCCAAGAGACAAATTTTATTCGCTCTGTGCAGTTATATAGACCTAACCATATCGGCCACCTTTGCTAAGTTTAGACAAATGGGGGTGGATCAATATCTCAGGTATTCCTGCCTTATAGAGACTGAGCACTTCACACCCACCTTCATCAGCTATAAAATTTCTATTGTTACCCATTGTGGAGATGGGGAGCTGTCAGCACAGGGAGTGTGTGGGACAAATGCTCATACTTAAAGCTTCATTCAGGCTAATCATAGCTCACTGTAGCACCCATACAAGCTTCATAATGAAATAATACTCCTCTGTGTTCAAAGGAACTCTCAGCATTACTGTGACCTTTGCAggcaaagcaaacattttttttttattgcattacaTTTTGCTAATTttatgctgttttcttttttgtttaaaatttcaTGTCAAACTTCACACGAGTTATagaagacaaaagacaaaagtatAGAAAATGTATAGATTTAGTATATTGTAGGAACAAGCATGTGCTGAAGTTCTTAAGTAATGAGAGAATGTGCtcagatgaatattttatttatgttgggGTAGGTTTCCTTTTTTGTATTCGACATTGTGGTTATGTCTCACAGCTGTACCTCTAGCTTGTGACCACACAACCTTGAAACTTTGGAGATGCATGATTTAGATGACATCTGATGTCATCTAAAACAGGAGTATATTTTCATATCCATTTATAGTGTGTGCGATTTGTGTtccatgtaaacacacactgcacaatgATGAATAAGCGATTGAATATCCATATATCCAAATATGTCTCTTGTAGACATATATGGgttcatttttggttttataaatttttttatatattagcTGTTAAGTTcactttttctccctcatcTTGCTATCCTAGTTATTCCTCACTCCTGTAATGTGCAAATTTCCACACTGAGAGACTAATAAAGGGTAATcttacctaaaaaaaataacacacacacacacacatacaggcctTTATGTGGTGTCGTAATTTTTCCACATGACTGCATGTAACCGAAAGACCTTATATTATTTCCAGGAAGCAGGTGCAAGTGTAGGAGCGCCCTGATTGACAAAACAGTGTCCTTGACTACTGGTGACTTCAAGGTGTGCATTTATCCAGGAATTACAACCATCATATTATATTTCCCAGCGCTGCTAATCACCCAGCCATCCTTACTCAGGGTCAGGCTCctggatgtgtgtctgtgtgtgtgcagggatgAGCTGTCCTGTTTGGCCCAAAGACCGTattgtaccccccccccccccccccatcatggCAGCGGACGTCATGACGTCATATCACGTAAGGCCGTAGACGGCACGGGCTCGCTTCGGACTGCTGACACCTTGGATTAAATACTGTCTGTGATTTCCtgatttcattctttattttcacttttttttttttagccttgtATTCTTGCGGGCAGGACTGTCCTGTCTCCGCCGCCGGGCTGAGGGCTGGGTGTGTCCCCGTGGCGGCTCCGCCCCCTCCCGCTCAGCTGTTGGGGTCGGTAGCAGTCGCGCGCCGTGGCTCGAGCTGTCCCTCTCCGGCTCGTGCGGAGAGCTGGCTCGTCGCGCGCATGCAGCAGAATGGCTCGAGCGGGTCCAGCGGTCCTGATGGCTGCGGCAGGGAGCGCCAGCCCCTGTCCTTCAGCCCGCTGcccgccgccgccaccacccGGGTGAGGCGCTTCATCCAGGAGAGGCGGACGCTGCCCTTACCCAGAGTGATGGTGGTATTCTCGGCCGCGGGCGACGCCGAGAAACCGAGCGATGCCATGTCCGGCTCGGACTCTGCGGAGGACGAGTTCCGAAAGCCGGCCTCCCCTTCGCCGAGCCTCGCCCTCAGCAAGCCGCTCCGCGCATCGCTCGGCGCCGCGGAGCAGGAGGTAGGCCCGGCCTCTGCACAGCGCCGCTCCACACGCAAGctaacaaactaaaaacacGTTAATTTTACACCTGAGGGTAAGATTTCCCTCTGCGGGGGGCAGCTGTCGTCCGCCAGAGCAGGGAAATGAGCAAATAACACTGAACATTTCAAGTTCAGATCACTGTTTAAGTTTCCATATAACAAAAATCAGGATGACCACAGAAGACTTTCCTCCGCTGCATATGGAGAGAGATAGATGGAGCCACAACACCTTCACAGGACACTATCgattttcctttatttgctTCCTGACTGTATGTTAGCAGATCACGATTCTTTTCATTAATAAGCTGATTCAACTAACcgttttgtgttaaaaaaaaagaaacctaaatGTTTCCTTGGTTGAGGATGTCTTCCCAACAGGTCTTTCACTTTGGTTTGATAAATTGATGATATTATCTGATGCATTTTCTGGCTCATCCACCGATTGATGCATTGTTGCAACTGAAAACTAAAATAGATCTATGGAGAGAACAAATAGTATATTTGATATTTACACTGAACAGTGTACATTGGTGGAAACATGGGAGGAAATTAAAAGTTGTGCACTCAGTTAGTGATGTTTATCCATAATGGTTAAACACAAGTAACTGCACATTCAGTTAACCTATAATATATGACCATGTACACAGCGTTTTGTACATACATGTGGTAGCTCTATGTGCAGACTGTATTTCAAAGATTATCAACAAGTGAACCTTAAACCAGTCAATTTTTTGTTGGGAAAGGTTAAGTCACTTGGGTCACCTGACCTGGGCTAATGAACAACATGTGACCTGTCAGTCTCAGCCCACTGAAGGGTCTAAACATGGCTGCAGAAGAATAATCCTCTTATAGTTTTTGTGGTCAGACTGTAAAGACTGGAGGAACATGGAGTGACACATTCCTCTTCACAGGCTTACCCTGCTGAAGATGCTACAAGAGctttttattcagtttgttaGATGGCCTGCTAGATGCTGTCTTTTCatcaacaacaaaccaaatcGTTGGTGTGCATGTATACAAGTGTGTTGGGGATGATTTTATTTAAgttataatataataacatatctgtcaggaaaatgctccgcaggggtcactaataatacaaaatgaatgaatgaattgtggtgacttgagcgtagtggtcgattcccagtgggggcacctgaacatgtctaggttgcCCTGCAACAGAAAGGGCGCAGTTTGGTTCTTGGTTGGGTTAATTGGTAACGAGTgatgggctacagcaaggaacggcgaccagaccagagactggacccttGCAGAGAGTAGAGGCTAGATGAGACACCGgacccccccctccacagactagaccagaccagagaccggacctcTGCAGAtagtagagactagaccagatcagactggACTAGATCGGacgagagactggacccctccacagacacaGGACCCCGgtctttttcagaataaaaaggaaagtaTCTGTCGGAAAAATTCTCCCAACACACTCCCAAGTCACTGATGCATGCCCCCCACTAGTGAAGCAGCTGAGTGCGAAGTGCTAAGTCAAACaagagtcactcactgagctgaacacaaagaggttgactatcatgcacttcaatggagatgtcagtaatcggtggaaaaccaaagagcacggggagagaagaaattaaaaaattttagATTTCCGCCAAAGTTGTGAGACgaatgtttcattgttttattgttctgtttttgcttaaatgtgtagaagcattaaagttttcagttgtAACTGAGGAAATTGTCtctatttcattacttaaaactcTGTCTCAGGGTAAAATTtgcgtaaaatgctaaaaacagaattctcagaaatgaacagaaacagaaaatgtcttAAAATATGAACTAGTTGAACAGCTTCCTCTAATGTTCATATAGCAGCTGTATTTTATGGTGTGTAACATGATTAGAGTCTAACATGGTCACTAGCAAGGGTGATGATCTTGTGTCTTTTAATTTAccagatttatttcctttctcatCTTCAGTTTCCAGAAGTCATCTCACTGAACGTTGGAGGCATGTACTTCACCACTCGCCTGTCCACATTGCGGCGATATGAGGACACCATGTTAGCTGCCATGTTCAGCGGGCGGCATTACATCCCACGTGATGCTGAAGGACGCTACTTCATCGATAGGGATGGAACCTATTTTGGGTGAGCTGGCAGAATATCAAATATCTAGATCAGAAATACTTGGGAACGGAGGGCTATGTGTGGAAGTAGAACTTGCATAAAGATAGCACAGGACAAAAAGTTTTGTACATAAAATAATGTGCACACTTTAAAACTGGCTTTGAGGCTGCTGAAGAAAAATCACTGATCTGATGAAAAATCATCAGATCTAGGTATACTATGAAAACAACTGGTTTCTTCGGCTTGTCTGCACCAATTAGTATATAttctcacttaattttaatgGGCTTGCACCATGTGTCAGAGGttaggctaaccctaaccctaattgtTGAAACAATGGAAGTTTTATTAGACAGGAGCTATAACACCTGCCAGCATTAAAGCAATTAAACTCATCCTGACAACAGGAAGGACTGTTCCAGATTCGTCCCATACAAGCAAATATCACATTCACAAATGTCAACCTCATGGTGGTGCTGGATGAAAAGTGAACGGTTTGCAGATGTCAGTGGGATTCATCCCCTGGAGGCCACAATGTCTGTACTGAGCTTCGTAAGTTATTTCAGTCTGGATCCAAGTCGATCAGCTTCAGCGGCCCCTGGAGCCACGCTGATAGCATGgctaaaaggaaaattaaattgCTTTGAATATGAATGTGATAACAAGCAGAGTGAAGATGTATGACTTATGTAAGAAATGGGTTAGGGTAAATTCGCTTCTGTATGAGTGCCCCAGTGGCTGTGCATTAAAGATTTAAACACAAGGAGCTAACAGAATGAGCAATAGAAGACATCTGGCTATATAAAGTAACAAAAATCCTTCAGATGATGTTGGCCCACAGCGGAAGTGCACACTCTGTGAAGAGGCTTTTCCATTCGGGATACTAATGCTGGTGTCTGTGGTCCTATTGCCTTCCTGGAAAATGTTGTGTTGTACAATGCCGCAGctttttctgcattcattttttttatctttaacatTCACAAGCTGTTCACATTCTGCGACAGAGAAGCAGAATTAAGATCAGTTTTAGAGGATATATGTTCACACACAAGGATTTTGAGTCAAGACGGGAGTAGATCTCAATATGACCACAGTGCTGAGAAAGACTTTATCAGATGATTTAGTTACATATTTACAGCTAAATAAAGTGGTAGACGTGAATCTATAAAGTGAGTGATGTCAAGAAAGTAAAAAAGGTTTAACATGAAtcttaacagaaaaaaaagttgtggcATCCCACAAAGGCTATACACTCTGTCATCCAGAGATCTAAATGTACCAAGGCCAAATATTTCGCTTGTGTCAGTAATGTCAGgaacacataaaaaacaaaaaacaaaaataggccCAGTGAGTCACATCAGCTGGGAATGTGTGAGAAAGATCTGCAGGTGGAAGTTAGTTGGATGATCACCTAATTACAGTTTTAACCCTATACAGTCTGCTTCAAAGGGTAAGTTATTTTAAAGTGAGATATTGAACCAGATAGATGTCAGCAAAATTACTCTAATCCTCTGTCACTATACATAATTGAAGATGGCAATACCAATACAAGTAGTGACAGTGAAACAGTTTAGGAAATTGGATAGCTATTTGTTGAGGGATAGAGTAGGCGGGAATATCTCTCTTTGCTCTATCCAGCATATTAAATACTTCACAATTCAAGATTTAACTACATTGATGCAAACTCTTGAACATGCAGTATTTCCATAAGGCAGGCGTTTTCTGCTGGGTGAAACAAATGCAGGCATCTTAAAACTGTGACTTAAAACttgagttaaaataaaataacactgtGTGTTGCTGAACTGCCAGCTGTCTTTAGTGTTTACAGGATGGGGTCTTTACATGCCACTgtaaaaatggtaaaaaaaaaaaaaatctacttttgtATTTTGATCATCACAGTGTATTTGACTGTGATGTATCCAGACCTAAAGATTCAACCTAAACATCAACAACTACGTGGAAGGTGTCAGTTTTATCTGATGATGCTAACACAAAGCCTACAGTTTAACCAGTTTAAACTCCTATACAGACTTACAAACCCAGAGATGGAGCCCACTCTTCCTCACAGCCAattagaaatgtgaaatatcaGTAAATGCAATACTAATGAAGGTTAACAAATGCATCATTGTAGAACAACTAATCACCTTTGCACTGCTATGATCTGTTTTTATCCCACCAGTTTTAAAATAGAGCCAGACTGCTACATCAAAGCAGAGCTGTTTCAAGTTGGATTCATGAGGTAGGAATATAGTTTTGTGTACACATTTTCTAGTCCTGCTGTTTTCCATCCAAAAGGGACATCCTGAACTTTCTCAGAGAAGCTGAGCTTCCCCACAGGGACCGAGTGAGAGCAGTGCACAGAGAGGCTGAGTACTACGCCATTGGCCCGCTGCTGGACAGCCTGGAGGAAATTCAACCGCTCACAGGAGAGAAAGTGCGACAAGCTTTCCTCGATCTGTTGCCCTACTACAAAGGTAAATGAAATTAACGTGGGTGTTAGTGTTCATTAACTAGGAACAAtattacaaaatgtaaatgagcaTCAAAGCTGTCTAGGTTTATACATCTTTTTCAGTGGTTTTGACACAGTGCACTCAGCAATAATTGAGTAACATGGCCTAAAACTTGAACCCCATTTTCTTGCTTGTAATTTGTTCAGATTAAAATAATTACACTATATTGTACAAATGGTTTCACAAGCAAAAACTTAAAAATCTCATCATGTCCAGGCAGGCTCTGCAGGTATAAGGTGCATTTATGGATGCTTATTTTGTGATGGACATTAGAGATAATATCCTCAGAAGAACCAAGTCACTGATGTAAAAATATCTcgtgtttgtgttgatattcCACTGACTTATTACATACAAATTTTTCCCTGGGgattaataaaatattctgattctgatactTGAGGACTACAGGCTTGGTAATTAAAGTACTTGATTTCTCCATGAGCTGTGAGTTGTAGTCAGCGGTGCTGGTGTCTGTATCGATAAATGGACCAAATTACTTGTTTTTATAGCACCTGCCTTCACCTCCTACAGTATCAGTCTCACCTCGCACACCCCGTTTGCCTCACAGAAAACTTCGGCATtactgcaacaacaacacagcaaacCAGCACCCAACACATAAGTTATACTGATTGTAAAGGCATTGTTTTACACAGATTTCTGCTGACTACAGAGCTCAACATCTGCTGCTTGgccattttttgtttcaaaatgcTGAGGGTGTAACTGTGCGTGCTATAAATCCTgggattttgttttgcttgatGACATAGTAGCTTATTAGTGTAATACAGTCCAGTTGCAGTCTTCACTTCAGGGAACATGAATTCAGTTTTGTGAGTTCCAGGTAGAAGGTGGGAAACCAAGCTACTCTGGTCAGACCAACTCACATATTTATATGCGAACACAAGCCAGAGGAGCCACTGATAGTTTGATTAGCCCCGAATGGGTCTCCTGGTGAATTGCACAGTGAACAAACTGCACCCACTATATTGCTCCACTGTTTATTATATCTATAGTGAACAAAGAGTTGTGAGACTGCCTTGACAGGGTGAATAGTATTCCATCAAATATGGTTAAGCTTTCTGCAAAGGTAAAAATAACTTAAACTCAAAATTGAAATTGTTtgctgaaaagacagaaaggttTGACAGGCAGTTTAATGGTTATTCAAAACCTGTGTCATCTTCAGGTTAAAGTTTAACTCCTGACAACGAAGAgatgcaaaaacaatgaaataaggAAAGAACTGACAGATAGGTCGTGATTTGTCCATGCATATTGCACGGCAACAAACGCTTGTTAAGTGTGGCTGCATAGCACATGACCTGGTGGTCTACTGTGAGGGGCATTTTTGTTCGCTATAGGTAGGCAGCTATTTACCATAATTAGATTTAAAGAGACTGGAtatcatttaaagttttttttttttttttaagcacaaaaaCCCCACTTTGCTCTGCTATAACTCCATGACTGCTAAACAAGGAACTACTGCAGTGTCATATTGAGTTCAGGTGAATTTGGAATATGTTTTCACATAGTACAAGGACTGACGAAGACTGCATTTGTCCCCAATTACTTGTATTATAGACATATGATGGAGgtatgaagaagaagaaataaaactacaacTTTAATCCTTgtaaatattatcattattaattgtaattgttttcattGCAGACAACCTGGAGCGCATTGTGGAGATTGCCAAACTGAGGGCAATGCAGAAGAAGGCAAGATTTGCCAAGCTGAAAATCTGTGTCTACAAGGAGGAGATGCCAATCACGCCATATGAGCGTCCCCTTTTTAACTCTCTGCGCTTTGAACGCTCTGACAGTGAGGCCAAGCTCTTTGAGCATCACTGCGAAGTGGATGTTTCCTTTGGACCTTGGGAGGCAGTGGCAGATGTCTATGACCTGTTGCACTGCATCGTCAGTGACCTGGCCGAGCGCGGCATTACTGCCGAGCAGCAGTGCATTGGTGTCTGTGACAAGCACCTCATCAACCATTACTACTGCAAGAGACCCATATACGAGTTTAAGATCACATGGTGGTGAAGCTGGAGGATGTTCTCTTGGCTGACAGGACCAAAAAGGATGGACggtccattttatttttttttatacaactcAGCCGGTATTGGTTTTTGTATCGAAGTTGCCAATATTTTGTGCTGATGTCTTATAATATGACCCCTAGAATATGGTTCACTATTTAATTGCTCTGTATTCCccacagatgtttttcttttgtgttgtcaaaatgggggaagaaaaaaagacagttcgaagcaaacaaaatacacacacttgtAGTTTATTAGGTGCACCTATCTAAAGCTAATACAGTGCTGCAATAAAAGTTATAATGTTCAGGTTTTGTTTAAACTGTTCCAGAGAGATGCTGATTCAGCTGTATGATCATTTTATAGTCTGTCAACTGTTGTGCTGCTGAATTGTGTAGcactttatttagttttgtgaCCTGAACACATTGATATAAACAGGGCAGAAAAAGTAATAGAAATCCCTGCCAGTAAAATGTTATACAGGTCAACACTCCACAAACCTTCAACCTCTAAAATGGGCACACAGTTAAATAAAAACCtctctgaaatgttttcaataagCACTGAACAGCTGTAGCAAAGTGTACCCAATAAATTGGTAACCAGGCCAATGAAATTATTACTAATATTTTAAAGTGGTTTAGCTTCAGTGATATTCTCGGGGACTTCACACAGTAGCACTTCTGTGATCAGGCAGGTTTTGGCAGCACTCAGAACCCATCTCACCGTCAGTGTTtcctacaaaacaaaatacagctACGGTTTGAGAAGTGTGAATCATTATGCAGCTTGTGTCGATTAAAAAGAAGCAGGTTTGTCTTGCCATCCAGTTGTGGATTTCACAGaacattttttgcttttatttaatcaatGCAGCTGTCAATTCTCTTATCAAGAGATGTGGGTAAATGTTGAAATGGATGTAACAGCAGCACAAGTAGAGCACAGTTAGTCAAAGAGTTTGTCTTTTAGTGCGTGTTGATTCACTTTAAGCCGTGCTATGCCAAGTCAAGTGTCCCTGCTCCCGTCCCTCCCCCCCTCAGCTGGTTCCTCAGGCATAAACTCGTGTGTCTGTGCTAAAGGTTTGGTTATAAAAATCTCTGTAGTCATCTGTGGTTTGAAAGTTAATTTAAGCCAGTCCTTCTTTCAACTTTCAGC
This window encodes:
- the kctd7 gene encoding BTB/POZ domain-containing protein KCTD7 isoform X1; amino-acid sequence: MQQNGSSGSSGPDGCGRERQPLSFSPLPAAATTRVRRFIQERRTLPLPRVMVVFSAAGDAEKPSDAMSGSDSAEDEFRKPASPSPSLALSKPLRASLGAAEQEFPEVISLNVGGMYFTTRLSTLRRYEDTMLAAMFSGRHYIPRDAEGRYFIDRDGTYFGFKIEPDCYIKAELFQVGFMRDRVRAVHREAEYYAIGPLLDSLEEIQPLTGEKVRQAFLDLLPYYKDNLERIVEIAKLRAMQKKARFAKLKICVYKEEMPITPYERPLFNSLRFERSDSEAKLFEHHCEVDVSFGPWEAVADVYDLLHCIVSDLAERGITAEQQCIGVCDKHLINHYYCKRPIYEFKITWW
- the kctd7 gene encoding BTB/POZ domain-containing protein KCTD7 isoform X2, encoding MQQNGSSGSSGPDGCGRERQPLSFSPLPAAATTRVRRFIQERRTLPLPRVMVVFSAAGDAEKPSDAMSGSDSAEDEFRKPASPSPSLALSKPLRASLGAAEQEFPEVISLNVGGMYFTTRLSTLRRYEDTMLAAMFSGRHYIPRDAEGRYFIDRDGTYFGDILNFLREAELPHRDRVRAVHREAEYYAIGPLLDSLEEIQPLTGEKVRQAFLDLLPYYKDNLERIVEIAKLRAMQKKARFAKLKICVYKEEMPITPYERPLFNSLRFERSDSEAKLFEHHCEVDVSFGPWEAVADVYDLLHCIVSDLAERGITAEQQCIGVCDKHLINHYYCKRPIYEFKITWW